The following DNA comes from Deltaproteobacteria bacterium.
AGCGCCTGCCGGTCGCGGACGTCGTTGAAGGTCGGGACGAGGACCGCCGTGTTGGCGACATAGAAGTTCGCGTAGCTCGCCGGCAGCCGCTGGCCGCCGAAGGCGAGCGGGGCGGGCATGGGCAGCGCGACGACGCGCAGCCGCCGGCCGTCCTGATCCGTCATGCGCTCGAGGCGGGCGCGGTTCTCGCGCAGCGGCCCGTAGTTCGCGTCGGCCGGGTCGTCCTCCTGCGCGATCACCACCGTCCGCGCATCGGCGAAGCGGGCGACGTCGTCGACGTGGCCGTGCGTATCGTCGCCCGCGATGCCTCGACCGAGCCAGAGGACCTTGCGGACCCCGAGGTACACGGCGAGCACGCGCTCGAGCTCCGCGCGCGTCACGCCGGGGTTCCGTGCCTGCGCGCGCGAGAGCAGGCACTCCTCGGTGGCGAGGAGGGCGCCGCGGCCGTTGACGTCGATGGCGCCGCCCTCGAGGACGACGTGGCGCGGGTGGCGGCCGAGCGCGGGCTGCCACCGGCGGCGGCCGAGGGCGCGGGCGAGCGCGTCGCCGGCGGCCGCGTCCCGCCGGTGATTGCGGTACTTCGCCCAGCCGTTGAAGCGCCAGTGGACGAGGGCGACGTCGCCGTCGTGGCGTCGCACGAAGAGCGGGCAGGTATCGCGCATCCAGGAGCGGTCGGTCGGGATGCGAAAGAAGTCCACCCGCCGGAGATCCACGCCGGCGTGGCGGAGGACGCGCTCAGCGCTTCGCTGCAGGCGTGCGTCGTCGACCAGGATACGGACGCGCTCGCCCGCCACCAGGTGGCGCACCGCCTCGGCGTAGACCCACGGGATGGCCTCGAACTTCCCCGGCCAGTCGCCGCGCTCGTGCGGCCAGGCGAGCCAGGTGGCGGCGTGCGGCTCCCACTCGGCCGGCATGCGGTAGCCGAGCGCGGCGGGCGTCGCCGCTTCGCTCATCCGTCGAGCAGCCGCTTGGTGATCCCGCCGTAGGCGTCGATGCGTCGATCGCGCAGGAAGGGCCAGCTCCGCCGGACGTCCTCCTGCCGGGCGAGGTCGCACTCGACGACGAGGATCTCTTCCGCGCTCCACGACGCCTCCGCGAGCACGACGCCGAAGGGATCGCAGGCGAACGACGCCCCCCAGAACTCGAGGCCGCCGTCGGCAGGCCCCTCGTGACCGACGCGGTTCACGGCCGCGACGTAGACGCCGTTGGCGATCGCGTGCGCGCGCTGCACCGTCTGCCACGCGGCCCGCTGCGCCTCGCCGTGCGCCGCCTTCTCCGCCGGGTGCCAGCCGATCGCCGTCGGATAGAGGAGGACGTTCGCGCCGGCGAGGGCCGCGAGGCGCGCGCCCTCGGGGTACCACTGGTCCCAGCAGACGAGCGTGGCGATGCGGCCGACGGCGGTGTCGAAGGCACGGAAGCCCGTGTCGCCCGGCGTGAAGTAGAACTTCTCGTAGTAGAGCGGATCGTCGGGGATGTGCATCTTGCGATAGAGGCCGCGGAGCGCGCCGTCGGCATCGAGGATCACCGCCGTGTTGTGATAGACGCCCGCCGCCCGGCGCTCGAAGACGGACCCCACGACGGCGATTCCGAGCTCGCGCGCGAGCCGCGCGAGCGCGTCCGTCGTCGGGCCGGGCACCGGCTCCGCGAGGTCGAAGGCGGCCGCGTCCTCTCGCTGGCAGAAGTAGCGCGTGCGGAAGAGCTCCGGCAGGCAGACGAGCCGGGCGCCGCGTGCGGCCGCCTCGCGGATGCGCGCCGTCGCGGTGGCGAGGTTCTCGGCGGGATCGGCCGCGCAGCGCATCTGGACGAGGCCGAGGCGGAAGCGAGCAGCGGTCATGGGCGCGCAGGTTGCCGCGGGGCCGGCAGCGAGTCAACGCCGACGAGGGGTGCTACGACTCGAGCCACCAGCGAGCGATATCGAGCTCGACCGCGTCGAAGGGCTCGGGCCGCACCCGCTCGCTGCCGCCGTGGGTGCTCGCGACCACCCAGCGATCGCGCTCGAGGTGGTACACCTCGAGCGTACGGGCGAGCGGATCTACGATCCAGAGGTGTCCGACCTGTTCGCGCGCATAGATGCGCATCTTGCGGCCGCGGTCGATCGCGCCCGTCGTCGGCGACAACACCTCGCAGACCCAGTCGGGCGGCTGGGTGAATGCGGCGACGTTCGGAAGGACAGGCATCCGCTCCCGCCGCCAGGCCGCGAGGTCGGGCACGATCACGTCCTCGCCGAGGTGCAGCTCGGGCTCGAAAAGGAGCCACCACCCGCCCGGGACCCCGCCACCGGGCGGCCGGTCGAACGCGCCGCCGAGGTCGGTCCCGATGCGCATCGCCGCGAGCGCGTGCGGCGAGGCGGGCCGCGGGCTCGTCACCAGCTCGCCGTCGATGATCTCCGCCACCAGGTGTTCGGGAACCTCCATCAAGTCCTGGTAGGTCGCCCGCCGTCCCGCGGTCGTCACGGGTTCGAGCATACCACGCTTTCCTCCCCGCGGATCAGGGTGACGGCCCGGGCAGGCGACGCCAGCCATGGCATGGCAGTACACCTCGCCCACAGACGCGGTGGCGAGGCGCGACGTCGATCGGCTAGGATCGCCGCCGGAGGTGGCCGATGGATCTCTCCTACAGCTCCGCCGAGGAGGCCTTCCGCGCCCGCGTCCGCGGCTGGCTTGCCGAGAACCTCCCCGAGCCCGGCTCGCAGCGCGACCTGCCGGCGATGCGCGCCTGGCAGCGGAAGCTCCACGCCGCGGGCTTCCTCGGCGCCGCCTGGCCGAAGGAGTACGGCGGCGCCGGGCTCTCCCCGATGGAGCAGGCGATCCTCAA
Coding sequences within:
- a CDS encoding agmatine deiminase family protein, encoding MSEAATPAALGYRMPAEWEPHAATWLAWPHERGDWPGKFEAIPWVYAEAVRHLVAGERVRILVDDARLQRSAERVLRHAGVDLRRVDFFRIPTDRSWMRDTCPLFVRRHDGDVALVHWRFNGWAKYRNHRRDAAAGDALARALGRRRWQPALGRHPRHVVLEGGAIDVNGRGALLATEECLLSRAQARNPGVTRAELERVLAVYLGVRKVLWLGRGIAGDDTHGHVDDVARFADARTVVIAQEDDPADANYGPLRENRARLERMTDQDGRRLRVVALPMPAPLAFGGQRLPASYANFYVANTAVLVPTFNDVRDRQALAILAGLFPSRPVVGIHAGDLVLGLGTLHCMTQQEPG
- a CDS encoding carbon-nitrogen hydrolase; protein product: MTAARFRLGLVQMRCAADPAENLATATARIREAAARGARLVCLPELFRTRYFCQREDAAAFDLAEPVPGPTTDALARLARELGIAVVGSVFERRAAGVYHNTAVILDADGALRGLYRKMHIPDDPLYYEKFYFTPGDTGFRAFDTAVGRIATLVCWDQWYPEGARLAALAGANVLLYPTAIGWHPAEKAAHGEAQRAAWQTVQRAHAIANGVYVAAVNRVGHEGPADGGLEFWGASFACDPFGVVLAEASWSAEEILVVECDLARQEDVRRSWPFLRDRRIDAYGGITKRLLDG
- a CDS encoding Uma2 family endonuclease codes for the protein MLEPVTTAGRRATYQDLMEVPEHLVAEIIDGELVTSPRPASPHALAAMRIGTDLGGAFDRPPGGGVPGGWWLLFEPELHLGEDVIVPDLAAWRRERMPVLPNVAAFTQPPDWVCEVLSPTTGAIDRGRKMRIYAREQVGHLWIVDPLARTLEVYHLERDRWVVASTHGGSERVRPEPFDAVELDIARWWLES